A region of Mammaliicoccus sp. Dog046 DNA encodes the following proteins:
- a CDS encoding PTS sugar transporter subunit IIA, translating to MTKLFNPENILMNVSVQSQEEAIEKAGSALVEDGAVTEKYITAMKEREQIVTTFMGNFLAIPHGTDEAKTEVLKSGLVLLHIPDGVDWDGNETKVVVGIAGKDGEHLDILSQIAIVFSEEENVERVINASSKEEILAIFEEVEL from the coding sequence ATGACAAAATTATTTAACCCAGAAAATATCTTAATGAACGTATCTGTCCAATCACAAGAAGAAGCAATTGAAAAAGCAGGAAGCGCATTAGTTGAAGATGGTGCAGTCACTGAAAAATATATTACAGCGATGAAAGAACGCGAACAAATCGTTACAACATTTATGGGTAACTTTTTAGCTATTCCACACGGTACAGATGAAGCTAAGACAGAAGTACTTAAATCAGGTCTTGTATTACTTCATATCCCAGACGGTGTAGATTGGGATGGTAATGAAACTAAAGTCGTTGTAGGTATCGCTGGTAAAGACGGTGAACATTTAGATATCCTTTCACAAATTGCAATTGTATTTAGTGAAGAAGAAAATGTTGAACGTGTTATTAATGCATCGTCTAAAGAAGAAATACTTGCTATCTTTGA